ATTTCCTACAATTCCGACAAATGTGGGTCAGGTTTTTCGGCATGTTCCTAGTTCCTGAGCACCTTTCCATTACCTTACAAATCTATCTAACCAATTATCATGCAATTAAAATATTCGACGTCCCTATGACTACGTTATCCTCGAAGAGTTATACATAATAAGGATAGGGAAGCTACAAAAATAATACTTCCTTACAGTCATCACCCTACATTGGGATTTTTTTCCTGCTAGGAATAATAAATCTCTTTACAGTTTTACTCAatataaatattaaatatattatGAAGAGGACTTACAAAGATGCTAGTGTTCCAAGAAGTTATTTTCTTCCAATATTCACAAATTGTTTCGATCTCCTCTCAGAACAGCATATCCTTTCGAAACCAATAAGATCAAATAAAAGCATTAGGGGGAAATAGTGTAATAatgaacaaaaggataatgcatTGCCAAAGAGTATATGATATTCACGGCCGTGAATCATGAATAAGAAAGATTCAACCACAAAAATATATAGAAGTAATACCGACCTTATCCAATTCACAATGCTTCTTTAATTCCTCATCAAACTTTTTGAATTGTTCATCGGTCTGAATTGAAAACACatcagcaaaaataaaaatctaCATAGAATGATATAATCTAATAAAACAATTGTGTGCACTTCTCTTTACTAAGGAACACCatttacaaacaaacaaaaattaGTGCACAAGTAATTTGTTGTAggcatttttttataaattcgGTCAAAGTTAGACATAGAACAGATTAAAACTGAAGTGACAAGTAATTTGGATTGAAGTGAGCATGTTTTTGGTGCATAAACGTTGTTGTATCAATAAAAACGGTATTGTACTGATTTTGCAGCAGTTGATAAAAGATTGTTAAGCTaaacttttaattttttttcaatcctAATATATGTCAAAAAAAGGCAGAAATAAAGTGCACATTATAGCTGCGTTGTGGTGAACTCTTGAAGCATGCATCTAGCTGAAACTATGCATTGTCCAATAATTCAAGTAGTACACAGTGTGACTTTATCTGCGGCCGTGAACAAGTACATCAAATTAAATTCCAGCagtgaaattatattatataaaaaataacagTGACAAGTGAAGGGTCAATAGCATGTAATGTAACCAAGAATTATAAGATGAGTGCATTGCCGTTAGGTGTGTCACTATACACAAATCTGAGTTATATCTATCCTGGGATCCTGGTATCGTTCAGCACGTACAATTAACAACCAGCAGCAGCGATGGGGTCATGCAATGGCAAAACTATCATGGAGAGTGCGAGTTAAGGCATAACACGGGTAGTTACGTTGGAGGTGAATTCCTTTTACCATGCGATTATTGTCGTCCAGTTCTACGCCCATGGGCCAATCGGCGGCGCCTTTGCGAGCACCGGTTGCGTGACGGTCGCGCAGGCAGGGAGCCGCCCTGCCCGCCAACCAATGGCCAACGAGCGAGGTGCTTCTTCCTCCTTGCCTGCCGAGCGCCGGCACAATGCGAAGAGAAGACGACGCCGGGCTGCTGAtgcacggccgccgcgcgccgacgACGACATGGACAGATGGACACGGCCGGAGCGCGGCCATGGCGAACCCAAGCTAAGGCTGgttgttcttcttttcttcGCGGCGATCGAATCGATCGGTGGCTgtgatttttttatatttatttacgTTTTTTAGGACTGCTTCGTTTCTTAGTTGGACTCTTTGACTGACTTGGTGATTAGCAACAAAGCCTCGTATTTAACATCCAATGATGCGAGCTGGGCCGGGTAAACCCAGCCCAGTAACGAGTCGGTTTTCCCAGCCCAACTGCGTACGGCTGGCACAAAAATTTCCCCAAAATCCACCTTCACCATCTGCATCCGtctcgtcgccgatccaactcgCCTCCACATCGATACCCGATCCAACCACACCACGAGTCGGCACACGGCCCCGcgatcccctccccctcctccttgtTCAGATTCGCGGCGATCTAGCCGGCGGGCGCCATGGCGGGGCAAAACCAGCGGCTCAACGTCGTGCCGACGGTGACGATGCTCGGCGCCATGAAGGCCCGCCTCGTCGGCGCTACCCGCGGCCACGCGCTGCTCAAGAAGAAGTCCGACGCGCTCACTGTCCATTTCCGCGCCATCCTCAAGAAGATCGTCGCCGCCAAGGAGTCCATGGGCGAGACCATGCgcgcctcctccttctccctcgCTGAGGCCAAgtacgtcgccggcgacggcgtccgCCACGTCGTCCTCCAGTccgtccgcgccgcctccgtccgCGTCAAATCCCACCAGGAGAACGTCGCCGGGGTCAAGCTCCCCAAGTTCACCCACTTCGTCgaccccgccgcggcctccggggGGGCCTCCAACGCGTCCCCGAGCCTCACGGGCCTCGCCCGCGGCGGGCAGCAGGTcgccgcctgccgcgccgcgcacgTCAAGGCCATCGAGGTGCTCGTCGAGCTCGCTTCGCTCCAGACCTCCTTCCTCACGCTCGACGAGGCCATCAAGACCACCAACCGCCGCGTCAACGCGCTCGAGAACGTCGTCAAGCCCAGGATCGAGAACACCATCAGCTACATCAAGGGGGAGCTCGACGAGCTCGAGCGCGAGGACTTCTTCAGGCTCAAGAAGATCCAGGGATACAAGAAGAGGGAGATCGAGCGCCAGATGGCCAACGCCAAGCTATTCGCCGAGGAGCAGCTCGCCGAGGATCTCGCGCTCAAGAGGGGCATCTCCGTAGGCGCTGCGGCAAATCTGCTCGTTGCTGGAGGGGAGAAGGACGACGACATCATCTTTTGATCATGGTCATCCAATTATTCAATCGGTGCGTAGAATCATCAATTCCTTGTCAACTTATTTTGGATCTGGACTGCTGCTGTAGTTCCTTGGATTGTACTAGTATATCAATCGTGTACTGCAGTTGATTCTTAGATGGATCCAAGTTAACTTCCCTAAGATGTGTACGTGATGTCCAAAGGTATTCCCTGCCTGTGATAATTCATCAGAATTACAAGTAGCTGTTCATTAATGTGCACAATACACCAGCAGATTGGTCACATTGGTTTTATTCCTGCTTGTTCATCTGAATTATAAAGTAGCTGTTCATTTACTTGAACTCTAATAATGTGATGTCTGTTCATGGAAACAAGATTTTGCAATCACAAACACATGATTGATTTACTCATGGATACATGATATTGCCTTTGCACTTCATCTAGAAACTATGCTTACGATTTTAGAAACCAGATCTTCACTCAATAGTGTTTCGACGTGATTggtcagattggatctatttACCAGAGAATGAAGACATGGTGCATGCTACtagggaacatatctagtgcaaaccacaacttcgtgaaaacccgtgcaaaccatggcaaaaaagtcgtctaaattcacccaaaaaaatcacacatgtagatgatatgatgatacacaactttgtaaaatatcttgtccaaactcgacttcgtttgtgagatataaaagtaacaaatttctaacaaatcatctggacaacttcctggcttgaaatttgttctttttatatctcacagacGAAGTCGattttggacaagatattttacaaggttgtgtatcatcatatcatctaggtGTGTGATTCTtttgtgaatttagacgacttttttgccATGGTTTGCACAGGTTTTTACAaagttgtggtttgcactagatatgttcccatGCTACTAAACCAGGAGCAATAAGTGTGATAAGTATTGTAAAAAGATATAGCAATTTATCTTAAGTGCAAATTAGCAGCAGTATAGCTCCAACTTCCTGGTATTCATTGCACAAGTTGGGAAAAGAGAATACTCCCACTCCACTTCAAATTATAGGTTGATTTGGCTTGTCTAACTACATAGTATAAATATAGCTCATATTTAGGTGCATAGAAAAAATCTACTAGAAAAGCCAGGAGGGAGTGTCATAGAACTTCGTATACTCCATATATATCGTAATGCTATAGTTTCTTGTTGAAGAACGTTATGTTTCTCAGTAAAATTAGCTTGAACTGTTGAACATCCTGTACTATATTGCTCCAAGGCATAGAGGGAGATGGCAGTGGTGGAACTATGTTTAAGGGGCCGTAGGCCAAAGGGGGGTTTGGTACTCCCTTAGCAGTTGAAATTCCTTAATGATGCCAAATTTGCACATTAGAGGGGGAAAAAATGCCAGCCCTAGCCCCTTGATTTTCCTTCAAGCTCTGCCACTGGGAGCTAGCAGAACATGATGATATGTCCTAATAGAGAAGGTAGGGCTGGGAATGATTGTAGCACCAGCATTGCACAAATAGTTTTATCTCGTTCCTAATTTTATGTGATAGTGTAAGACATCAGGATAAAGTTTAGGTGCAGATTATGAAGTACACCTATGTAACACAGCAACCTTGATTCTTCAACTTTCAAGGCCAGTTCAGTTTAACATTTTTGCATTTAGTATTTGGGATAGAGTTTAAGTTTGGTTTATGAACACCTGCATAACACTGCAAGTGAATTCTTGAACTTTGAAGGCCGGTTCAGTTTAGCTTTGTTAATTGAAGCTACTCTACTGTTAGTTTGCTTGAActctgttggggattggaccttcgggtcaagccctcaccctcggaaatgctccctaacctgtTTGCAGGGCTACAACAAAATGGAGCTAAGCGCACCCGAAAGTATCGGATGAACGCTGAGAGGCGCAAGCTTACCATGACCTTCGGTCCGAAGGATATCACATTCCGAAGGCCGAAGGTAACGGATAGTTACCCTGAAGCGCAAGCACAAGCTCCAAGACCTTCGACCCGAAGGATTTAGTCTCCACcgcgccgaaggtgacgaacgtCTACCCGGAAGCGTAAACTCGAAGTTCGAGACCTTCGGAAGAAGAGCCCGCGACCGGGAACGGTGACGACTGACCGGTTGTTGATGGGACCGTCAAGACCCAAGCTCCCGGAGGTACCCGAAGGTTATGGTGACCTTCGTCGACTGAAGACACGTGAGTAAAACGTGAGTATGTAAGAAGGTCGGAGTTGTACACCCTCCAAATgctgagaaggtcggatttgtaaacctctcttgtaattttaccccggaaCCGGCCaagagtgagctgtaaatgagttgggagggggcaatttaggaaaacctggccgagggctaggggtataaatagcctcctctctccacagtgtacgGGGTGGAATTTTCGAATCTTTACTGGAGAGTTCGCCTTCCGTTTTCATTGTCTTCGTattgttcatgctccctgtttggGCATCTAAGAAACAAAGATCCCAACAGAGGCGCCCACCGTTCCAGCACGAAAGACAACCCTCGATGGCCCCAGCGAAGAAAAAAGCCACcgccggcaccacaagcaccACTGAGCCTGGCCGTATCCTCGATGGCCCTCAACCACAACTCGAAGGAACCAACCCAAGGATCGAAGAAATCACCAACGAAGTTGCCATTCATGGAGAACTGGCTGATAACACTGAAAACACTGTTCATCAACTCACAGAAGCAGCACTGAAGCTCAAGGCCCtggaaatgaagaaaaagaacatcgAAGCTCAGCTTGCAACCAAAAAAAGGGCACTGGACCAAACAAACAAGCTAGCCGAGGCCAGGCGCAGgctagcagagatggaggcagaagttgaAAACCTGCagagggcataccaagaaatTCCCGAAGGATCCTCTCAGCAAGAAAACCGCTACATCCTCCAGACAGCCTTCGCACAAAATGAAGACAGAAGACGCCACCTGTCAACCTTCCATTTGACCCAACTTCGCCACTCTCAGTCGCTCTTcagcgaacttcatggccgctcGGCTACAAGCCAACACAGCTCCCCAAGTACAATGCTACAACAGACCCAACccagttcctcatggcctacgaagcaaccatcgcttcggccggaggtgacgactccaccatggccaagtccttcgtcatggccTGCGAGGGTTCGGTGGCCAACTGGTACTCGTACTTACCCCTGCAATCAatcaacaattggtatcagctGAAAGGAAGGCTATTACAGGACTTCCAAGGTTTCAGAAGGCTCAACGCCAACACTGTAAAAGACTTCAAATGCCCCCAGCATGACCGTGAGCCTCTCTACGACTACTTCCGAAGGTTCGTCCAAAAGAAGGCTCAAATCCCAAACTTCCCAGAGAAGGACGCGATAGAGAAATGCATCGAGGGTCTCCTGCCTGGCCAACTTGCTTCACACCTCATAAGAGAACCTCCGAGGACTCTAGAGGAGCTCTATTCAGAAGCAGAAAAGTACGCAAAGTCAGACGCCGACCATCGCAGAAGGGTcgagcaaagaagaatcatgcgTCAGGCAGAGAAATACAACCAACAAACATGGCAGCAAGAAAAGCAGCCAGCTCACCAGCTCGTCTTACCTCTGGAACCTTCGAATGAAGATGAGGACCAAATGACCTTCGATCCCTTCCTGACACCACCAGAGCACCAACGCACAAATGATAAGCAACCATCATCCGGAGCACGAGGCAGAGgtcgcggcagaggaaggggccAAGGTCGTGGACCTTCGCGCGACCCAaaaaaattcttctgtcacttccacggatctgactccgaccacagaacaaaccagtgcccggagaagaagaaaacccttgATAGAATGGAGGCCGAGAAAAAAGCCAAGCTAGTTGGGCACACTACATGGCCACAGAACCAACCTTCTCAACAAATACAGTACACACAACCTTCATACATTCCACCACCTCCATTTACACAAGCGTACCGCCCACCCATGTTTAATTACAACTACAATCACAATTGGCAGCAGCAGCCAAACCCACAAACGCAACCCATTCAAACCACAACCCAAGCTCAACCCACTCAGGAGCAGCTACCTCTACCCCCAGCTCACCCACCAAAgcaagaaaaccaaaccacaaataGCCAACCCACGGCACTACCATCCTTcggcatgatcatgcccatctccggaggatcgaccctggacttcgaaaacaagaggcagcgcagggactacttcaggcaagtccattgcatcgtctccgaaggtccaaccaagagaacccagtggtcacactctccaatcaccttctccgaagaagatgtcaacctcatcagctacccacacacagaTGCCCTCgtcatcgaggcaaacattcaAGGCTGGAGGATTGGCAAAATATTAGTTGACACTGGCAGCTCAGCAGACATCATATTTTCTGACACCTTCGATAAGATGGGTATTGACCGAAGCCTGCTTCAGCCTTCAGACATCCCTTTAATGGGATTCGGAGGAAAGAGAGTGAACGCAATCGGCAAACTGTCACTACCCGTGTCCTTCGGAGACAGCCAacgcaagaacagagcacatcaccttcgatgtggtagaaATGCCCTACCCGTACCGCGCAATCTTAGGAAGAGGGACAATCAACAAGTTCGAAGCTATCGTCCATCAACTATACTTGTGTATGAAAATGCCAGCTCCCGCGGGAGTCATCACTGTCCGCGGAGACCAgcaacttgcgcgggacattgaGCGGGGATACACACCCCAGGACAGAAAAATGTACACAACCTTCGGAATGAATCCAAGCCCGTTACTTTCAAAGAGCAGCAAAaggacagcgagaaagcaaccttCGAAGAAGACTGCGAAGTTAAGAAGGTCACCCTCGATGAACATCTCCCCGACAAAATGGTCACTATCAATTCAACCCTAGAGCccgaagaggagaaagaacttctcgagttcctccgcaagaatcaagatgtttttgcatggtccGCCAGCGACCTTCGGGGAGTCAGCAGAGACATCATTGAGCATCGCCTGGACATCAATCCAAACATCAAGCCGAAGAAACAGAAGCTTCGCAAAATGGCAGATGAAAAGGTCGCAGCAGTCAAGGCCGAAGTCCAGAGACTACTAGATGCAAATGTCATTAGAGAAGTCAAGTACCCAACATGGCTGGCAAACACTGTgccggtcaaaaagaagaatggcaaatggcggatgtgcatcgatttcactGACTTAAATAAAGCCTGTCCGAAGGATGACTTCTCGCTGCCAAGAATCGACAGAGTCGTTGATGACGCAGCAAACAGTCAACTCATGTCTCTGCTGGATTGCTTCTCTGGATACCATCAGATATGGATGagaaaggaagatgaagagaaaacaagcttcataacacctttcggcacctactgcttcgtaaggatgcccgaaggattaaagaatgcaggacagtctttttcaagaatgtcCTCCGTGGTTTTAGAACACCAACTTAGAAGGAATGTCCTGGCTTATGTTGACGACATCGTTGTAACCAGTTCAATAAGAAGCAACCATGTGGCAGACCTGGCCGAAACCTTCGCAAGCCTAAGAAAAGCAGGGCTGTCCTTAAACCCCAACAAGTGCATCTTCGGAGTCCACAAAGGAAAGGTGCTAGGATGCCTGGTTTCCACAAAAGGCATCGAAGCAAACCCTGACAAAGTAAAAGCCCTTTGGAAAATGGAGGAGCCGAAGTCCATCAGGGACGTACAGAAACTTACAGGGCGAATAGCAGCCCTAAACAGATTCATCCCCCGCTCAGCAGACCGAAGCCTTTCGttcttcaaggtccttcgcaaCGCAAACAAATTTCAGTGGGGCCCCGAGCAAAGCGAAGCCCTCCAGGCACTAAAAAACCACCTACAGAACATGAtcaaaatgacctcacctgaCCCGAAGGATGTGCTGCTCCTGTACATCGCAGCATCCTACTCCGCAGTCAGTGCAGCGCTCGTGCTCGAGAGAGAGAGTGAAGGGAAAAAGAAGCAACTACCTGTTTATTTCGTATCAGAAGCTCTCGCTGGCtcgaagctcctgtactcagagctagaaaaaatcgcatatgcagtagtcatgtctgcccggaagcttcgacactatttcgaagctcacaagataatAGTGGTCACAGATCAACCTTTGCATGATTTGTTCAGTAACAGGGAGGCATCTgtcagaattgccaaatgggctTCAGAACTCTCCGAGTTTTACATAGACTTCGAAAGAAGAACAGCCATCAAATCACAAGTATTGGCAGATTTCATTGCAGATTGGACATCCCCAACCTTCAGGGAGGAACCTTCGACTGAAACCTGGATCTTGCACTGCGACGGGGCCTGGTGCAACGACGGAGCCGGCATCGCTGCAATCATAGTCTCCTtcgggagcaaaaacaagatacgcAGCACGGCTGACCTTTGGCAACTTTGAATCATCAACCAACAACACCACTGAGTATGAAGCCTTACTGTTGGgcattcgcaaaatgaaagccctCGGCCATCAAAATTTCATAGTAAAAACAGATTCAAAGATCATCATAGATCATATCGAAAAAGACTCAGAGGCAAGAAAGCCAGAGCTCATCGAGTACCTCGATGCCGTCAGATCCATGGAGAAGTATTTTAAGGGCTTCGACATCGTTCACATCCCGAGACACATGAACGACGAAGCTGACAAGCTAGCAAAAGCAACATCAAGAAAAGAGCAATTACCTTCGGATGTATTTTTTGAAGAAATCACGGAACCTTCGGTCAAGccgaagaaagaaaaacaagtcTCAGTCATTTCAcccgaagattggagaacacccaTAATGAAGTACCTTCGGGGAAACATCGAGCTGCCAGatgaaaaggaggaaaagaaaatgttccAGAGAGCGAGAGGCTAtgtgttagaagctcaattctaactctcattgagctgagaggataacaatgaacttggggcaattttctggttttctcatattcacaaactcaaagccatgccaacccaagggGCTGGGGATACATACTTATAGGCAGCCAAGGCAGGCAGCCAAAGCTTGctgcagcaaaagatgctaagatgctagtcaaaagaactaaagctagatgctgtcctagcaaactgactgtcctagcaagatgctgtcctagcaaactgaaatATGCTAAAGGAATATATGCCCTGGTCCTTGCAAGGACTCTATGCCTTATCCATCCAGCacaaagacttatccatcattctccccctaagtcttgtgcgtcgtcttgtgggaggattggaccatcccggtcctggagcagagctcaaggaacttgatcctcccaaggggcttggtgagcaggtCTGCAAGCTggtccttggtgttgatgtagcttgCCTTGATGCTCCCgtcctccaagcagcctcggatgaagtggtacctcacccggatgtgcttgctccgttcatggaaaacggggttcttcgccaaggccagggcggacttgctgtccaccctgagctccaccgctccaatgtctctgccgagtagatcacccagcagtcgagcgagccagagcgcctgagtcgacgcagtggaggccgctatgtactcggcctcgcagctggacaaggccaccacctgctgcttgaccgactgccagctaacgaggcactcgccaaggaagaagaggatcccgctcgtactcttgctggtgtcgatgtcgccggcgtggtcgctgtcgctgtacccgacgaagtgtgccgccccagggcacctcgggtagtggagaccgtggtcgagagtccccgcaacatagcggatgatcctcttcacggcctgctggtgctccgtcgtcggtcgctgcatgaaccgactgacgtagccgacggagaacgccaagtccggccgtgtgtgggcgaggtagcggaggctccccacaagacgccggtactgagtagcgtccacctcctccgccgtgctgtcacggctccgcttcagcctctcctccatcggagtgagggctgggttgcagtcggtgagcccagcaagctcgacgacgcgcttggcgtaggcggtctgtcgaagtgtgatcccggagtcgtcctggtgcacctcgatccccaggtagaaggagagaggccccaagtcgctcatctggaaggtggccttcatctcctccttgaacactgccacctccgcatccttggtgccggtgatcaccaagtcgtcgacgtagacactcaccagcagggcattgcctcctttgccccgccggtagatggccgcctcgtgcgggctttgctcgaagcccatccccttgagcgt
This sequence is a window from Panicum virgatum strain AP13 chromosome 7K, P.virgatum_v5, whole genome shotgun sequence. Protein-coding genes within it:
- the LOC120641945 gene encoding V-type proton ATPase subunit D-like is translated as MAGQNQRLNVVPTVTMLGAMKARLVGATRGHALLKKKSDALTVHFRAILKKIVAAKESMGETMRASSFSLAEAKYVAGDGVRHVVLQSVRAASVRVKSHQENVAGVKLPKFTHFVDPAAASGGASNASPSLTGLARGGQQVAACRAAHVKAIEVLVELASLQTSFLTLDEAIKTTNRRVNALENVVKPRIENTISYIKGELDELEREDFFRLKKIQGYKKREIERQMANAKLFAEEQLAEDLALKRGISVGAAANLLVAGGEKDDDIIF